In a genomic window of Thermosynechococcus sp. CL-1:
- the nth gene encoding endonuclease III: MAITRRLAAKQQRALEILTRLKRLYPDATCSLNFANPLQLLVATILSAQCTDERVNQVTPALFARYRDAEDFAMADLAELEQYIKSTGFYRNKARHIQGACRRIVEVYGGQVPKVMEDLLSLPGVARKTANVVLAHGYGILGGVTVDTHVKRLSRRLGLTQETDPVKIERDLMRLIPQPDWENWSIRLIYHGRAVCQARQPQCEGCELIDLCATGRKLIPKS, encoded by the coding sequence ATGGCGATTACCCGTCGTCTTGCGGCCAAGCAACAACGGGCCTTGGAAATTCTCACCCGCCTCAAGCGCCTCTATCCGGATGCCACCTGTAGCCTCAACTTTGCCAATCCGCTGCAACTGCTGGTAGCCACGATTCTCTCTGCCCAATGCACGGATGAGCGGGTGAATCAAGTCACCCCGGCACTGTTTGCTCGCTATCGTGATGCCGAGGACTTTGCCATGGCTGATTTGGCTGAGCTAGAACAGTACATCAAGTCCACTGGCTTTTATCGCAACAAAGCCCGCCATATTCAAGGCGCCTGCCGCCGCATTGTCGAAGTCTATGGGGGTCAAGTGCCCAAGGTGATGGAAGATTTGCTTTCACTGCCGGGGGTGGCGCGGAAAACTGCCAATGTGGTTCTTGCCCATGGCTACGGCATTTTGGGGGGAGTGACGGTGGATACCCATGTCAAGCGGCTGAGTCGGCGGTTGGGGCTGACCCAAGAAACGGATCCCGTGAAAATTGAGCGGGACTTAATGCGCCTGATCCCCCAGCCCGATTGGGAAAACTGGTCAATTCGCTTGATTTACCATGGCCGCGCCGTTTGCCAAGCGCGCCAACCCCAGTGCGAAGGCTGTGAACTCATTGACTTGTGTGCCACAGGTAGGAAGCTGATACCAAAGTCATAG
- the gloB gene encoding hydroxyacylglutathione hydrolase, whose product MMIYRLNALTDNYIFLLHDPQTGTAAVVDPAEPEPVLAKLAELGATLTAIFNTHHHWDHVGANRALRSRFPNIEVYGSREDQGRIPEQTVFLSAGDRVPFGEHAFEVLFVPGHTRGHIAYYEPATGDLFCGDTLFGGGCGRLFEGTPAQMLESLNQLRQLPEQTRVWCAHEYTQKNLSFALTVDANNPALQERYAQVCRDRAQGKSTIPSTIGVEKATNPFLRCEVSTIQAAVGATTPLQTFTRLRGKRDQY is encoded by the coding sequence ATGATGATTTATCGCCTCAATGCCCTTACAGATAACTACATTTTTTTGCTCCATGATCCGCAAACGGGGACAGCGGCAGTGGTGGATCCGGCAGAGCCAGAACCTGTTCTTGCCAAATTAGCGGAATTGGGAGCAACACTGACGGCGATCTTCAATACCCACCACCACTGGGATCATGTGGGTGCCAATCGTGCCCTGCGATCGCGCTTCCCCAATATCGAAGTCTATGGCAGCCGCGAAGATCAAGGCCGCATTCCAGAGCAAACGGTTTTTCTTAGTGCCGGCGATCGCGTGCCCTTTGGCGAACATGCTTTTGAGGTGCTGTTTGTTCCCGGCCATACCCGCGGTCACATTGCCTACTATGAGCCAGCAACGGGCGATCTGTTTTGCGGTGATACCCTCTTTGGCGGTGGCTGTGGTCGTCTTTTTGAGGGGACACCGGCACAGATGTTGGAGTCTTTGAATCAACTGCGGCAATTGCCGGAGCAAACGCGGGTCTGGTGCGCCCACGAATATACCCAAAAGAACCTCAGCTTTGCCCTGACAGTGGATGCCAATAATCCTGCCCTGCAAGAGCGCTATGCTCAAGTCTGTCGCGATCGCGCCCAAGGAAAAAGCACGATTCCCAGTACGATTGGCGTTGAAAAGGCAACGAATCCTTTTTTACGCTGTGAAGTCAGCACCATTCAAGCAGCAGTGGGGGCAACCACCCCCCTCCAAACCTTTACACGGTTGCGGGGTAAACGGGATCAATACTAG
- a CDS encoding serine protease: MGRWHSWSLVGMAIATVHIAQPFPAQGVSVTEVARIAKNITVLIEGANSHGSGILLQRKGSTYVILTAYHVVEKAGQYTVKTVDGQRYAMRPNSIRRLPGVDLATLEIESNRDYTLATLGNSVEAVEGMPVFVAGFPAQEASVLGGIYQFTEGRLTANASRPIQDGYALVYSNPTLPGMSGGPVLDENGRLIGVHGSADIASTLVQEGSGSSTVFVKRGFNLGIPINTYLSLATPSRETTVLPAPTPLKAADYFLAAEEHFQRKNFAAAIDNYTQAIALNPNYSEAYLGRAVAQMFALVPHQDFNQLGEELGTKYLSRLTQGNPILKDAFPPNPPTPMLDTFVRNMAERPGTIQQDIAKAIALNPQYTEAYGIRSFLNLLLGNFGTAVADSDRALALSPNNSDLQMIQSLALFLSGDFRRSIPVFDRLIAANPKSTDYHLLRGIAAFLMGDYALSRPSWTALTQLTPKDPIPFAVRGVTYLLEQNSKASLPDLRQAAELYRQQGNMQSYNEMMDAIRQIENR; this comes from the coding sequence ATGGGGCGCTGGCACAGTTGGTCATTGGTAGGAATGGCGATCGCCACCGTCCATATTGCTCAGCCTTTTCCGGCTCAAGGGGTGAGCGTTACAGAAGTTGCCCGCATTGCCAAAAATATCACCGTGCTCATTGAAGGTGCCAACAGCCACGGCTCAGGTATCCTACTGCAGCGCAAGGGCAGTACCTACGTTATCCTCACCGCCTACCATGTGGTTGAAAAGGCCGGCCAGTACACGGTGAAAACGGTTGATGGTCAGCGCTATGCCATGCGACCCAATTCCATTCGTCGCTTGCCCGGCGTTGATCTGGCCACGCTGGAAATTGAAAGCAACCGCGATTACACCCTTGCCACACTGGGAAACTCCGTAGAGGCAGTGGAGGGCATGCCCGTTTTTGTGGCTGGTTTTCCTGCTCAGGAGGCCTCGGTTCTGGGGGGCATTTATCAATTTACCGAGGGGCGGTTGACGGCCAATGCCTCGCGTCCGATTCAAGATGGCTATGCCTTGGTCTATAGCAATCCCACCTTGCCGGGGATGAGTGGCGGCCCTGTCCTCGATGAAAATGGCCGTTTAATTGGGGTTCATGGCAGTGCCGATATTGCTTCTACCCTTGTGCAGGAGGGCAGTGGCTCCAGTACTGTCTTTGTGAAACGCGGCTTTAATCTCGGCATTCCCATCAATACCTACTTGAGTTTGGCCACACCGTCGCGGGAAACCACGGTTCTGCCTGCCCCGACCCCCCTGAAAGCAGCGGACTATTTCCTCGCCGCTGAGGAGCACTTCCAACGCAAGAATTTTGCCGCCGCCATTGACAACTATACCCAGGCGATCGCCCTCAATCCCAACTACAGTGAAGCCTATCTGGGACGGGCCGTAGCGCAAATGTTTGCCCTTGTGCCTCACCAAGACTTTAATCAGCTCGGTGAAGAACTGGGAACCAAGTACCTGAGTCGTCTGACCCAAGGTAACCCTATTCTCAAGGATGCCTTTCCCCCCAACCCGCCCACCCCGATGCTGGATACGTTTGTCCGCAATATGGCTGAACGCCCCGGCACGATTCAGCAGGACATTGCCAAGGCGATCGCCCTCAATCCCCAGTACACCGAAGCCTATGGCATCCGTAGCTTTTTGAATTTGCTCCTCGGCAACTTTGGTACTGCCGTTGCGGATAGCGATCGCGCCCTTGCCCTCAGTCCCAACAACAGCGATCTACAGATGATTCAATCCTTGGCGCTGTTTCTCAGTGGCGATTTTCGCCGCAGTATCCCCGTGTTTGATCGTCTCATTGCCGCCAATCCCAAGAGCACCGACTATCATTTGCTGCGGGGAATTGCGGCTTTTCTCATGGGAGATTATGCCCTCAGTCGCCCCAGTTGGACGGCCTTGACGCAACTCACCCCCAAAGATCCCATCCCCTTTGCGGTGCGGGGTGTAACGTATCTCCTTGAACAGAACTCCAAAGCGAGCCTACCGGATCTGCGCCAAGCCGCTGAACTCTATCGCCAACAGGGGAATATGCAGTCCTACAACGAAATGATGGACGCAATTCGTCAGATTGAGAACCGCTAG
- the accD gene encoding acetyl-CoA carboxylase, carboxyltransferase subunit beta has translation MSLFDWFANRRKETALTPMQPEREIADGLWTKCEACGIMIYSKDLHSHQLVCPECGHHHRVSSSERIQQLIDPHTWRPLDENLVSCDPLQFKDRKPYSDRLREYQEKTGLKDAVQTGLGQLEGLPVALGVMDFAFMGGSMGSVVGEKITRLIERATWEQIPLVIVCASGGARMQEGMLSLVQMAKTAAALERHRSAGLLYIPVLTHPTAGGVTASFAMLGDIIIAEPKATIAFAGRRVIEQTLREKLPDDFQTAEFVQKCGFVDVIVPRTHLKSTLAQLIRLHQPVTRHVSSTLLPKSFPVMAMAEE, from the coding sequence ATGTCTTTATTTGATTGGTTTGCAAATCGCCGTAAAGAAACCGCCTTGACCCCCATGCAGCCAGAGCGGGAGATCGCTGATGGTCTTTGGACAAAGTGCGAAGCCTGTGGCATCATGATCTACAGCAAAGATCTGCATAGCCATCAACTGGTGTGCCCAGAGTGCGGCCATCACCATCGCGTCAGCAGTAGTGAGCGTATCCAACAACTGATTGACCCCCACACATGGCGCCCCCTCGATGAAAATTTGGTCAGTTGTGACCCCTTGCAATTTAAGGATCGCAAGCCCTATAGCGATCGCCTGCGGGAGTATCAAGAGAAAACCGGTCTCAAGGATGCCGTACAAACCGGCCTCGGCCAACTGGAGGGGCTGCCGGTTGCCTTAGGGGTGATGGACTTTGCCTTCATGGGCGGTAGCATGGGCAGCGTGGTCGGCGAGAAAATCACCCGCCTGATTGAACGGGCCACTTGGGAGCAGATTCCCCTTGTGATTGTCTGTGCCTCTGGCGGTGCCCGCATGCAAGAAGGGATGCTCAGCTTGGTGCAAATGGCGAAAACGGCTGCTGCCCTCGAACGGCATCGCAGTGCAGGTCTGCTTTATATCCCCGTCTTGACCCATCCCACTGCTGGGGGCGTGACGGCTAGCTTTGCCATGTTAGGGGATATTATCATTGCTGAGCCAAAAGCAACGATCGCCTTTGCGGGGCGGCGGGTTATTGAGCAAACGCTGCGGGAAAAACTTCCCGATGACTTCCAAACCGCCGAATTTGTCCAGAAATGCGGCTTTGTGGATGTGATTGTGCCGCGGACTCACCTGAAGTCAACTTTGGCACAGTTAATTCGTTTACATCAACCGGTGACGCGTCATGTTTCCTCGACCCTGCTGCCCAAATCATTTCCTGTGATGGCAATGGCTGAGGAATAA
- a CDS encoding Uma2 family endonuclease, with product MKTLTTTTGEQRVTLHGLTWQQYQQILNALPQTRAAHLIFDCGTLEITMPLEEHEFASELIGLFLRILVVETGLRLRSLRSTTLWRPDLKRGAEPDNAYYIYHQPQVAGRSIDLSIDPPPDLVIEVDMTHTDIDKNQLYAALGVPELWRYNGREWQIFQLWDGCYQGCDRSPLFPWVPKECLYRFLAEAKMDEVEAEKNWRRWVQEQRP from the coding sequence ATGAAAACCCTAACCACAACTACGGGCGAACAGCGTGTCACGCTCCACGGCCTCACTTGGCAGCAGTACCAACAGATTCTCAATGCTCTGCCGCAAACCCGTGCTGCCCACTTGATATTTGATTGTGGAACCCTTGAAATTACGATGCCCCTCGAAGAGCATGAGTTTGCCAGTGAGCTGATCGGTCTATTTTTGCGCATTCTGGTGGTGGAAACAGGACTGCGGCTGCGATCGCTGCGCTCAACAACCCTGTGGCGACCGGATCTGAAGCGAGGAGCAGAACCAGATAATGCCTATTACATCTACCATCAACCACAGGTGGCTGGCCGCAGCATTGATCTGAGCATTGATCCACCGCCTGATTTAGTGATTGAGGTGGACATGACCCATACCGATATCGATAAAAACCAGCTGTATGCGGCCTTGGGGGTACCGGAGCTATGGCGGTACAATGGTCGGGAATGGCAAATTTTCCAGTTGTGGGACGGATGCTATCAAGGGTGCGATCGCTCCCCTTTATTTCCATGGGTGCCCAAGGAATGCCTTTATCGCTTCTTGGCAGAGGCCAAAATGGATGAGGTAGAGGCAGAGAAAAATTGGCGACGCTGGGTACAGGAACAACGGCCATGA